The sequence accactgaaaaccctatggaattcagctctactctgacgcacatggagttgccatgagttagaattgtctCAATGGAAGCAGGGTAGAGGTCCAATAGAAGCTTTACATGGTTGGCATGCTACTTCTAATTAAGAGGCTCAGCCCAGTGAAGACTTTACTTTTTCAGCAACCTTTTTGAATGCGCTCTTGACttccttgttcctcaggctgtaaacCAGAGGGTTCAGTGTGGGGATGATCATAGTATAGAACACAGATGCCACTTTGACTGTGTCCATGGAATGACTTGAACTTGGCTGTAAGTACATGAAGATGATTGTCCCATAGAGGATAGAGACAGTGGTGAGGTGGGAAGcacaggtggaaaaggccttctttcttccctcagcTGAGTGCATTCTCAggacagcaataaaaatgaacaggTAAGAGTTCAAGATAACCAAGAGACTAAAAACTACAGTGCAAGCTGCCAAGGTGAAGACCACAACCTCATTTGTGTAGATATCAGAACAAGAGAGAGCCAGTAGTTGTGGGATATCGCAGAAAAAGTCATTAACCACATTGGAATGACAGAAGGAGAGGTGGAATGTGAAGGCAACATGGATGGAAGATTGCAGGAGTCCACAGACATAGGAACCAGTGACCAGTAGAGCACACACAGTACTTGTCATGGTGGTGGTGTAATGTAGGGGTTTACAGACCGCTGCATGGCGGTCAAAGGCCATTGAGGTCAGGAGTAAACTTTCAGTAATGGCAGAGGCTGCAAAGAAGAACATCTGGGCAGCACAGGCATTGTAAGAGATGATCTTATCTCCTGTTAGGAGCCCCTCCATCACCTTGGGAGTGACTGCCGAGGCATAAACACAGTCCACCAGGGAGAGGttactgaggaaaaagtacatgggggtgtggagacgAGAGTCTACCAGAATCAACATGATCATCCCCAGGTTCCCAACCAGAGTGTTAAAGTAAATGAgtgtgaagattaaaaataaagggaCCTGCAGCTCTATGGCATCTGTGAGCCCCACAAGAATGAATTCAGTCACCTCTGAGATGTTCTTCAAAGTCATGGATGAATCATCAACATGTGAGGTACCTGCGGCAAAATGAGAAAACACAAGATAATGCTATCTGAATGCTACCATGAAAATGAAGTGTGACCTGTGTCTCTTGCTCACATGCACCAGTTTCCTGTCCAGTGCAGGATCTTCTGTCCAAGAAGCTGGAACAAATTCTGGGCACAGGTAGGGTGAGTGAGGTCATTCATTTGGAAGGGGCATGGAGAGGGTCTAGAATGTCTCTGCTGACCGTGGTTGCCACAGAGATCCAGATTTTGACTTGTGGGCACATTCCACCTTGCTTGGTATATGACATACTTGGAAGTACATACTACACTACACCGGAAGGAAATTTTCACTACTTGCAATGTTTTGCAAGCATTCTTatcctttgaaatattctatttcttattGATAATAGAAAGTTTAATCAGCAGAAAGTAAAATGCAGCAAATGTTTGGCCAGTCACTGGTAGATAACGGTGACAAGCcctgtcaaatgcattttccatCTATTAGGGCCCCTTACCACCTTGTGCATGATAGCTGAAGGTACACAGCACCTTGTGGTCCTGATTTAGGGACACACACAGTTTTCTCTTTAATCCATGAAGGCCTTTAATTGGGTGC comes from Elephas maximus indicus isolate mEleMax1 chromosome 7, mEleMax1 primary haplotype, whole genome shotgun sequence and encodes:
- the LOC126080836 gene encoding olfactory receptor 5B12-like, which codes for MTLKNISEVTEFILVGLTDAIELQVPLFLIFTLIYFNTLVGNLGMIMLILVDSRLHTPMYFFLSNLSLVDCVYASAVTPKVMEGLLTGDKIISYNACAAQMFFFAASAITESLLLTSMAFDRHAAVCKPLHYTTTMTSTVCALLVTGSYVCGLLQSSIHVAFTFHLSFCHSNVVNDFFCDIPQLLALSCSDIYTNEVVVFTLAACTVVFSLLVILNSYLFIFIAVLRMHSAEGRKKAFSTCASHLTTVSILYGTIIFMYLQPSSSHSMDTVKVASVFYTMIIPTLNPLVYSLRNKEVKSAFKKVAEKVKSSLG